GCTCTCAGCAGGCTACAACCGTAGAGCACGCCGCTCGCAAGCCCTCCACCTGGGTGCGCAAGCTCAAGGTGGGAGCCTACAAGGTGATTCGCTTCCTCACGAGCGACATGTGGCACATACAGCCACAGGAGGTGCGAGGCTTCAGACGGCTCTATATCAATACGCTCAAGGCTCTCTATATGGCCATCAAGGGCTATGTGGATCAACGGTTGAGTCGCCATGCCTCGGCACTGACCTACCGGACGTTTCTTTCTATCGTGCCGATGCTCGCGCTTATTGTAGCTTTTGCCAAGGGCTTTGGTTTTCAAGACACGATCTACGACTTTCTGATGACCTATATGCCAGGGCATCAGAACGAGCTAGACACGATGATGGGCTTTGTGGAGAACTATCTAGGGCAGGTACAGGGAGGGCTCTTCTTAGGTGTCGGCTTGGTGCTGTTTCTCTACACGATCTTCCTCCTTTTGGACACGATCGAGCAGACCTTCAACGTCATCTGGGGGGTGCCGCGAGGACGCTCCATAGGACGTAAGCTGACGGACTACATCACGATGGTCGTGCTACTGCCTATCTTGATGACGCTCTCGTCAGGAATGACCGTGATGATGGCGACGATAAAGAACACGTGGTTCAACGACTACATACTCTTCACGCCTCTGTGGGAGTTTATGCTCAAGCTCTTCCCGTACATCATCCTCATCTTTATGTTTGTGGGTATATTTATGGCACTGCCTAACACCCGGGTCAAGTTCCTCCCAGCACTCATCGCTGGTGCCATAGCTGGTAGTGCCTTCCAAATCCTGCAGGCACTCTACGTTAGCGGTATCCTATGGATCTCTAAGTACAATGCTATCTATGGTGGATTTGCCGCTATACCGCTCTTGCTCTTATGGCTGCAGGTGGTTTGGTCCATCACGCTCTTTAGTGCTAAGCTATGCTTCTCCATACAGAATGTGGTGAACTTTACCTACGCCAAGGACGCAACCAATGTCTCTCCTCGCTACTCCGACTTCCTGATAGTTCTGGTGATGGCTCACATCGTGCAGCGCTTCCTCGATCACACGGAGCCTGAGCCACATGATATACCTTCACTCTCAGAGGCCTGTCACCTGCCGATCAATCAGACCAGTGAGATCATCGCTAAGCTACTCGAGGAGGATCTGATCATCGAGGTAGTCTATAGCTCTCGTGACAAGGAGCTGCACTACAACCTAGCCGTCGACCCCGACTTGCTGACCGTGGGGTACCTCTTAGATCGCTTGGATCGCTCAGGACATCGTAACCACATGCTCACGCAGCAGCAGTTTGCCGAGGAGTGGGAGCTAGTGGTCGCTTCACGCCGTGCCTTTACGGAGCCACCACTGACGACGCTACTCGCAGACCTGCCTCTGGGCAGAAAACAATCAACCACCTAAATGAACCTGATATGGCACTCAACACTTCCGATCTAAAAGCTCAGGGAGAGCGTCTCATAGAGCGTAGCTCTGCCCTCATTTCCACTTCGCTCGATAAGCTGGTAGAGCGTGTCCGCACATGGACTTACGGCAAGCGACCTACCTTCGGTCTAGCTCTCTGTGGCGGAGCTGCTCGTGGGCTAGCCTACATAGGTG
The sequence above is a segment of the Porphyromonas vaginalis genome. Coding sequences within it:
- a CDS encoding YihY/virulence factor BrkB family protein encodes the protein MPQHTNSIQHKRPSSQQATTVEHAARKPSTWVRKLKVGAYKVIRFLTSDMWHIQPQEVRGFRRLYINTLKALYMAIKGYVDQRLSRHASALTYRTFLSIVPMLALIVAFAKGFGFQDTIYDFLMTYMPGHQNELDTMMGFVENYLGQVQGGLFLGVGLVLFLYTIFLLLDTIEQTFNVIWGVPRGRSIGRKLTDYITMVVLLPILMTLSSGMTVMMATIKNTWFNDYILFTPLWEFMLKLFPYIILIFMFVGIFMALPNTRVKFLPALIAGAIAGSAFQILQALYVSGILWISKYNAIYGGFAAIPLLLLWLQVVWSITLFSAKLCFSIQNVVNFTYAKDATNVSPRYSDFLIVLVMAHIVQRFLDHTEPEPHDIPSLSEACHLPINQTSEIIAKLLEEDLIIEVVYSSRDKELHYNLAVDPDLLTVGYLLDRLDRSGHRNHMLTQQQFAEEWELVVASRRAFTEPPLTTLLADLPLGRKQSTT